One segment of Peromyscus leucopus breed LL Stock chromosome 5, UCI_PerLeu_2.1, whole genome shotgun sequence DNA contains the following:
- the LOC114702005 gene encoding olfactory receptor 2B2-like — MSLVNESISEEFILLGFSDRPWLELPLFVVFLVSYILTIFGNMMIILVSRLDAKLHTPMYFFLTNLSLLDLCYTTSTVPQMLINICSTRKVISYGCCVAQLLISLALGSTECFLLGVMSFDRFVAICRPLHYSVIMHHKRCLQLAAACWISGFSNSVLQSTWTLQMPRCGHKEVDHFFCEVPALLKLSCVDTTANEAELFFISMVFLLIPVTLILISYAFIVKAVLRIRSAEGRRKAFGTCGSHLIVVVLFYGTAIYMYLQPPSPASKDRGKMVSLFYAIITPMLNPLIYTLRNKEVKDAFKRLIARVFVIKKLGLPK, encoded by the coding sequence ATGAGTCTGGTGAATGAGAGCATCTCAGAGGAATTCATTCTCTTGGGGTTTTCAGATCGGCCATGGCTGGAGCTGCCACTCTTTGTGGTGTTTCTAGTGTCCTATATCTTGACCATCTTTGGGAATATGATGATCATTCTCGTGTCCCGCCTGGATGCCAAGCtccacacccccatgtactttttcctcaCTAACCTGTCCCTGCTGGACCTGTGCTACACCACAAGCacagtcccacagatgctcatCAACATATGCAGCACCCGCAAGGTCATCAGCTATGGTTGCTGCGTAGCCCAGCTTTTAATTTCCCTGGCCTTAGGTAGCACTGAATGTTTTCTCCTGGGTGTCATGTCCTTTGATAGGTTTGTAGCCATCTGTCGGCCTCTCCATTACTCAGTCATCATGCACCACAAGCGCTGCCTCCAGTTGGCAGCTGCATGTTGGATCAGTGGCTTCAGCAACTCAGTATTGCAGTCTACGTGGACTCTTCAGATGCCACGGTGTGGACACAAGGAAGTGGATCACTTCTTCTGTGAAGTCCCTGCCCTGCTCAAGTTGTCCTGTGTGGATACAACGGCAAATGAAGCAGAGCTGTTCTTTATCAGTATGGTGTTTCTTTTAATACCTGTTACTCTCATCCTCATCTCATATGCGTTTATTGTCAAAGCAGTGTTGAGAATAAGGTCAGCTGAAGGTCGGCGAAAGGCATTTGGGACATGTGGCTCCCACCTAATTGTGGTGGTACTCTTTTATGGTACTGCCATCTACATGTATCTGCAGCCTCCATCCCCTGCCTCCAAGGACAGGGGGAAAATGGTGTCCCTCTTTTATGCGATCATCACACCCATGTTGAACCCCCTCATCTACACCCTTAGGAACAAAGAGGTAAAGGATGCATTTAAGAGGTTGATAGCAAGGGTCTTTGTGATTAAAAAATTAGGGTTGCCCAAATAA